A single Oncorhynchus nerka isolate Pitt River linkage group LG10, Oner_Uvic_2.0, whole genome shotgun sequence DNA region contains:
- the LOC115136304 gene encoding protocadherin gamma-C5-like, whose amino-acid sequence MEMRILMKIKVFLWLLLFFLMGYTIEAQTRYTIPEELNVGSVVGNIANDLGLNLSEISDRKLRIASEGGKQYFSVDLGKGELIVNERIDRESLCGGNANCLLPLEAIIENPLQLYRVEIEIQDINDNLPVFQSNRNVLNIAEHTLPGARFRLESAQDPDVGSNSLRTYTLSKNEHFVLDIKTNKDGSKVSELILEKVLDREKQSVQSLLLTAVDGGNPARSGTAEIIIRVQDINDNAPIFEESGYDIQVVENTRPGTVVVTVKAVDRDDGVNCEIVYSFGPHTSESLQNLLTVDPQTGEIKVKGEIDYEVRNSFKMDVLATDKGIPPMQGLCTINVEIMDLNDNSPEIILKSQPSPVSEDAPVGTVIALISAKDVDSGDNGKVNLNIAPGLPFKLKPSVSNNYALVTDTSLDREKNPDYTIEIKASDSGTPSLNSRKTINVRILDVNDNPPVFSQPSYTVYVRENNAAGSIMWSVSASDPDIGENAKISYSILDSKVQDVSVSSYIYINSDNGSIYSMHSFDYEKLKVFQIQVQAKDHGSPSLSSNVTVHVFILDQNDNAPAVIYPSAVMGSVSHQKMPRSAKAGHLTTKISAVDADSGHNAWISYRLVEATDSSLFSVNLYTGEVRTKRAVSEQDDSSQRLLIEIQDNGEPVQSATVTVNIVLEDGIHEPISDFRQKTAEPSKRNSKITFYLIISLASVSVLSLLTFLILVVKCVRNSRSSSSCCIRRADSDGYKNPNRNLQLQLNTDGPIKYVEVLGGDMLSQSQSFRSCLSPVSEFSDFTLVKPSSTTDFQDMINVLDASLPDSAWTFESQQVSILFELFGEGLFLFKHDNNPVHKVRSIQKWYVEIGMEELD is encoded by the exons ATGGAAATGCGGATTCTAATGAAGATAAAGGTTTTCCTATGGCTTCTGCTTTTCTTCCTCATGGGGTATACAATAGAAGCGCAGACGCGCTACACCATCCCCGAGGAGCTCAACGTGGGATCCGTTGTTGGGAATATAGCTAACGATCTGGGTTTGAATTTATCTGAGATTTCCGATCGTAAACTTAGAATAGCTTCCGAGGGTGGTAAGCAGTATTTCAGTGTGGATTTGGGAAAAGGCGAGCTTATTGTTAATGAGAGGATTGACAGAGAAAGTCTTTGTGGAGGAAATGCCAATTGCCTGTTGCCTTTAGAGGCTATTATAGAAAACCCACTACAGCTGTATCGTGTTGAGATCGAAATTCAGGACATAAATGACAATTTACCTGTTTTTCAAAGCAATAGAAATGTTTTAAATATTGCGGAGCACACACTACCAGGCGCAAGATTTCGTTTAGAATCAGCACAAGACCCCGATGTTGGCTCCAATTCTTTACGCACGTATACACTTAGTAAAAATGAACATTTTGTGCTAGATATTAAAACAAATAAAGATGGGTCAAAAGTATCCGAATTGATTTTAGAAAAGGTATTGGACAGAGAAAAACAGTCCGTACAGAGCCTGCTTCTAACCGCCGTGGATGGTGGGAATCCTGCTAGATCAGGCACAGCAGAAATTATTATTCGGGTACAAGACATAAACGACAATGCACCCATCTTTGAGGAAAGTGGATATGATATCCAAGTGGTTGAAAATACACGTCCAGGAACGGTCGTTGTCACTGTAAAAGCAGTCGACCGTGATGATGGAGTCAATTGTGAGATCGTGTACTCATTTGGACCACACACCTCAGAGTCCCTACAGAACCTTTTAACTGTTGATCCCCAAACTGGCGAAATAAAGGTTAAGGGAGAGATAGATTATGAAGTGAGAAATTCGTTTAAAATGGATGTTCTTGCCACAGACAAAGGCATTCCACCAATGCAAGGCCTATGTACTATTAATGTTGAAATTATGGATTTGAATGACAATTCCCCAGAGATCATTTTAAAGTCTCAGCCTAGTCCTGTTAGTGAAGACGCGCCCGTTGGAACAGTTATAGCTTTGATAAGTGCCAAGGACGTAGACTCTGGAGATAATGGCAAAGTCAACTTGAATATAGCGCCTGGCTTACCATTTAAATTAAAACCATCTGTATCTAACAACTATGCTTTGGTTACGGACACCAGTTTGgatagagaaaaaaatccagactacacTATCGAAATTAAAGCTTCTGACTCCGGAACACCGTCTCTCAACTCCAGAAAAACAATTAATGTTCGTATTCTGGATGTCAATGACAACCCTCCAGTTTTCTCCCAACCTTCTTACACTGTTTACGTCAGAGAGAACAATGCTGCGGGATCAATAATGTGGTCAGTGTCCGCTTCAGATCCAGATATCGGAGAAAACGCCAAGATCTCCTATTCTATATTAGACTCTAAAGTACAAGACGTGTCTGTCTCCTCCTATATTTACATAAACTCAGATAACGGCAGCATCTACAGCATGCACTCGTTTGACTATGAGAAACTGAAGGTGTTTCAGATACAGGTCCAGGCAAAGGACCACGGCTCTCCGTCTTTGAGCAGCAACGTCACGGTTCATGTTTTTATCCTGGATCAGAACGACAATGCACCCGCTGTTATTTACCCATCCGCTGTCATGGGCTCTGTCTCCCATCAGAAGATGCCCCGGTCCGCTAAAGCAGGCCACCTGACCACTAAGATATCGGCAGTGGACGCAGACTCGGGCCATAACGCCTGGATTTCCTATAGGCTGGTGGAGGCCACAGACTCGTCTCTGTTCAGTGTGAATCTTTACACAGGGGAGGTGAGGACTAAACGCGCTGTTTCAGAGCAGGATGACTCCTCTCAGAGGCTGCTTATAGAGATACAGGACAATGGGGAACCGGTCCAGTCCGCCACAGTCACAGTCAACATCGTGTTAGAGGACGGGATCCACGAGCCCATCTCGGACTTCCGTCAGAAAACAGCCGAGCCCAGCAAGAGAAACAGTAAAATCACCTTTTATTTGATCATCTCTCTGGCCTCTGTGTCCGTTTTGTCTTTGTTGACTTTTCTCATCTTAGTGGTGAAGTGCGTTAGAAACAGTAGGAGCAGCTCGAGTTGCTGTATCAGACGGGCTGACTCTGACGGATACAAGAATCCCAACAGAAACCTGCAGCTCCAGCTCAACACTGACGGCCCTATTAagtatgtggaggtcctgggaggGGACATGTTGTCTCAGAGCCAGTCCTTCAGATCGTGTCTCTCTCCAGTGTCCGAGTTCAGTGATTTCACCCTCGTTAAGCCCAGCAGCACCACTGACTTTCAGGACATGATAAACGTGCTTGATGCATCTTTACCTGACAGTGCGTGGACGTTCGAGAGCCAACAGGTGAGCATATTGTTTGAATTG tttggggaaggccttttcctatTTAAGCATGACAAtaaccccgtgcacaaagtgaggtccatacagaaatggtatgTAGAGATCGgcatgga